CCTGATCCTCGGTCACGAAACGAAAATCCTCGAGCATGTACTCCGTGACCTGCTCCTCTCCTAGGCCGTGCCCGACGGCCTTTTCGGCCACGCTGTTCTCGATGATGCCGCAGACCTGATCGCCGTATTCGACCACGGGCAGGGCTTTTAGCCCGTAACGGATCATGACCTCCGCCGCCTGGGCCACGCTCTGGGCGGCCTTTATGCGGACCACGGGCGAAGACATGAAATCCCGGACCACCATCTGGGGATTGATGAGCGAGTAGAGTAGGGCAAAAAGCTCATCCTTTACCTGAGAAATAGTGCGATCCTTGATGGAGGCCGACGCCGCGTAGGCGTGGCCGCCGCCGCCAAAAGACGAACAGACCACGCCTACATCCACTTCCTGAACCTTGCTGCGGGCCACGAGCTGGATGCGGTCGCCCATGTGGCCGATGGCAAAGAGCACGCGGATGTTTTCCATGTCCATGAGCTTGTGGGTGAGCAGGGCGAAATCCCCGACGTACGTGTCGAGCACTACCTCGGCGATGACGATGTCGACGCCGTTTATGGTGTGGGTGGTGGCGGAATCGATGAGTTCGGACAGGATGGCGACCTGCTCCGTGGACAGTTCACGGCTCATGATGTCGCGGATGACGTCAAGGTCCATGCCCATGGTCCGAAGCCACCCCGCGGCCTCGAAATCGTGCTCGGTGGTCGATTTGAAAGTGAACCCGCCCGTGTCCTCGAAGATGCCGAGGCCCATGATCGTCGCTTCGTCGGGGCTGACCGTCAGGGCTTTTTCCTTGAGCTTGGCGACGATGATGGACGTGGTCGCCCCCCAGGCCTCAAAGATGTCGAGACTCGCATCGAGCGTGTCATCGGTGGCCGGATGGTGATCGTAGAGATGGATTTGAAGGTCCGGCAAGGCGAACAGGGGCTCCACATGCGCGAGCCGTGAGCGCTGCCTGGTGTCCACGATCACCAGAAGCTGCACCTGCTGCAGATCAAGATCTTTCAGGCTCTTGAAATTGAAGAGATACATGGCGCTCTGGATGAAATAATCCTTGAGCGAACTCTCCTGGGTGCCGGGAAAGACCAGGGCCGCGCCTGGATAGAGCTTGCTGACCGCGATCATGGCGGCCAGGGCGTCGAAATCCGCGTTGGCGTGGCAGGTGATGACCGTTTTGAAAGAGGTGTCGGGGGTCATTTCAGGACCGGGGGTGAAATTTGCGATGCAGGGCGGCCATGCGGGCGGACTGCACGTGGGTGTAGATTTCCGTGGCCATGATGTCGCTGTGGCCGAGCAGGATCTGCAGGGTGCGCAGATCGGCACCGCCTTCGAGCAGATGCGTGGCAAACGAATGGCGAAGGGTGTGCGGCGAGACCGGACGATTTATCCCGGCCTCCAGCGCGTAGCGGCTCAAGAGCTTCCACACGCCCTGACGCGAAAGTCCAAGGCCCGAGCGATTGAGAAAAATCGTGTCGGTTTTGGGGCCGAAAAGAGGGCGCCAGTGCTGTAGATACGAGAGCAGCAGGCTGACCGCGGACTCGTGCAGGGGCACATAGCGTTCCTTGCTGCCCTTGCCGAGAACGCGCAGCAGTCCGGCCTGGGGATCGAAGTCGGGGATCGCAAGAGAGACCAGCTCAGACACGCGCAGCCCGCAGGCATAGAGCAGTTCGAGCATGGTCCGGTCCCGAAAACCCAGACGGACGTTCATGACAGGACGGTCCAAAAGGGCGGTGATCTCTTCCCGGGACAGGACTTCGGGCAATTTGCGGACCAGCTTGGGGCTGTCCAGCAGGGCGGCGGGACTGGAATCAAGCAGGCGCTCCTGCACCATAAAATCGAAAAAGCCGCGCAAACTGGAGAGGTTGCGGGCCATCGACGTGTTCTTGAGCCCTTTTCGCCGCAGATGAACCATATAAAGGAAGAGGGTGTGTTCATCGATCTTGTCGAGGCTGCCGCCAAGATCGGTGAGAAATTCCCGAAAGAAAAGCAGATCCGAACCATACGCTTCGACGGTCTTTTCGGCCAGGCCGCGAATGACGGTAAGGTGCTGGAGGTAGGCGTCGATTTCTTCGTGCATTCCCGGCAAGGTACATCTGGCCCCTTGCCTGCACAAGCTGAAAAAGGTAGCTTTTTCAACCAATGCCCACACCAAGCGCCTCTCACGCATATCTCGGCCTGGGGTCCAACATGGGGGACCCGGTGGCCAATGTCCATCTGGCCGTCAAGGCCCTGCAAAACGCCCCCGGTCTTGCGGTCGACGCCGTGTCCCCGATTTTTCGGACGGAACCGCAGGGAATGCGTGACCAGGACTGGTTCGCCAACTGCGTGGCGCGCATTGCCGTTCGCGTCCCGTATTCCCCCGAAGAGCTGCTCGATGTCCTGGCCGACATTGAAACGCGCATGGGACGGGTTCGCACGACTCACTGGGGCCCACGGATCATCGATATCGATCTTCTTCTCTACGGTGACGTGGAGTGGGATTCGCCGCGCCTGCAGATTCCTCATCCACGAATGCTTGAAAGGGCGTTCGTACTCGTTCCGCTCATGCACCTGGCTCCGGAAATCAGCATCCGGGGCCTTTGTCCATCACAGTGGCTGTCCCGGCTTCCGTATCGCCTTGAGGGCGACCGGATTCTGCAGGCCACCAACGCCATTCCCCGAGGTGAATAATGCTTAAATTCGTCATTCTGGCTGTCGTCTGCTTTATCCTTTACAAACTCGTGACCAATGACAAGAAGAAGAAGGTCGAGGTCAAAAACAAGCAGGAAGAGAAGCTGGCCAAGGAAGGCGTGCTGGTCAAGGATCCTGTCTGCGGAACCTACGTTTCCAAGGATTCGGACATCCGCATCAAGGAAGGCGAAGAGGTGCGCTGTTTCTGCAGTTATGAATGCCGAGACAAATATCTGAAGATGATCGACTAACTGGCTGTTGAAAAATTCCAAATTCCAAGGCCGTTGAAAAAGGCGATCCGCAGCGTCAGCGATAAAATCCAGACCGCTTGTGTATGCGCAATGCTAAGCGCTTCCTGGCTTTTTCGCGTCCTTGCATCTCACCATTCTTGAACGGCCTGCCAAGGGGAGGTAAGCATGCAATTCTTCATTGATACCGCGAACCTGACCGAGATCAAGACCGCCATGGAAATGGGGCTCGTGGACGGTGTGACCACCAATCCATCGCTCATGAGCAAGGAAGCCGACGACTGGCGCGACATCGCCGGGCAGATCTGCAAGCTGGTACCGGGGCCTGTCAGCCTTGAGGTTATCGCGCTCGATGCCGAGGGCATGGTCCGTGAAGCCAAGGAGCTGATGCAGTTCGGACCCAATGTCGTGGTCAAGGTGCCCATGACGGCCGAAGGCCTCAAAGCCGTGCGCATCCTCAAGTCCAAGGACATCGAGACCAACGTCACCCTGGTTTTTTCCGCCGCCCAGGCCTTGCTGGCGGCCAAGGCGGGGGCGGCCTACGTAAGTCCGTTCCTGGGACGCCTCGACGACGTCGGACAGGATGGCATGGAGCTGGTGCACCAGATTTTGGGCATCTATTCCAATTACGGCTTTTCAACCCGCATCATCGCGGCCAGCATACGCAGCCCCTTGCATGTCCTGGACGCGGCCATGGCGGGAGCCCACATCGCCACGGTTCCGTTCAAGATCTTAAAGCAGCTCATCGACCATCCCTTGACGGACAAGGGCATTGCCGCGTTTCTCAAGGATTGGGAGAAGAAAGCCGGGAAATGAGCTCGGGAGTGTCCTTGCGGACTTTGTGTGGACGAGATGGACTGGAATGAATGTAGACTGGAGCGGACTTGATGGACCGGCACAAACCGGTGCGGACTGATAGACCCGGGATTTTCCCGACACGTTAAAATTACCTTGATCGACCGGATTGGCGCAGAAGCGTCGATCCGGTTTTTTTTGTCTGTTCCTCCGAGGCGGTCATTTTGCTCATTCCGGTCCATCAAGTCCATTCAAGGGCTCTCAAAGCCCTTCGTGTGCCCATCTTTTTTTGTCTCATAATGAAAATTATGTTAACTTTAAGAAAACCAAGGTTGAGCAATGTCAGGCCATTGCCTATGTCGCTTCTCTTTTGTTATGAACTTGAACCGTGACTTGATGAATCCCCAACACGAGGTCTTCCCATGAAATGCGCCCCGACCCTTTTGATCGTCTTGATGGTGTTATTTGTCGCTATGCCTGTGCGGGCCGAGACCCAGGACAATTCAACCCCCGGCATCGCAAAGCCCATGCAGGAGCAACAGCCCAAGACCATTCCGGCGGCCGACAGCCTTCAGCAAGACTCGTCGGGCAAATTTCCCCTCGACATCCAAAGCCGGGGTTCCGATCAAAGCGGCACCCTGCTTTCGTACAAGCTCAAGGAAGAGGTCATCGCCAGCAAGCTTTTTGAACTCAAAGTCGCGGACAAAAAGAAATTTGTCCTCAATGTGCTTACCCAGGCCGAATTTCCGGATCGCCCGGGCATAGCCTCTCAGTATTCAATTGTTTTGGTATATCAAGAAGATGCGGGAACGCTGGCCTATTATCTCAACCATTATCAGGGCCAGGTTCACACCGAGGGAGTCGCGGCGGAAATGCAGAAAATTCTGGAATGGACGTACTCCAATCTCAAGCGGTATCATTACCTGCTTGAGGAATGACGCTCAGCTTTCGCACGAAAAAAGGTTCCCGGACTTGGCCATGGCGTGCCGACTGGCGCAGAAAGACAATGGTCGTCCGGGACAACTCGTATCCTTCCGGAACCATGACGACTTCCGCGTCGTCCCGGGTGCCGATCACGGCCCTGGACAGCACCATCCCAGGCTCCAGCCTGTCCAGGCCAATTTCGACTTCGTCCTGATCAAACGCCATCAGCACCGTTTCCAGTGCCTTGACCTGGGCCTTGGAATAGACGGTACCGCGACGCATGCGGTCCACAATCCCGGCAGTCTCAAGCCGCGCATATTCGCCCAGTCGATATTCCATGACCATGGACAGAAGCGCGCCTTCCATGGACAAGGCCGGTCGCTCCAACGGTTCCGCAGTCTCGGGCAGCAAGCTCAGATGCAAGGCGTTGGCATAATCCCGGAGAACATCCGCGACTTCCCGCAATTGCGGCAAATGCCTGACCCATTCCACCGCGCGTTCAGGATGGCCCGCGAGCGCCAGCAACTCTTCGTCGCTGAGTGATCCGCCCTGGACAATTTTCTCCAGCAAGGCCGGCGGCAGGACGATAAGCCCGATGATCGAAAGCAGGAGCGCAGTCTCGGTGACCGTGGGTCTCGGATTTCCCGTCTTCTGCCCAAGGTCGCGCAGCAAGGGCAGCATGGGACTGATGACCCCGCGCACGTCGCCGCGCAGCCAGCAGACAAGCTCATGCACGGCCTTGGCGAAAATGGCATGGACCTCCTGCATGTTCTCGATCGAAGCAGATACGCTCTTGTAACGGTTGACGCCTTCCTGGACGACGCCGATCAGCGCCTCATCCTCGCAGGATGCGGACAGCACGTGATGGACCTTTCCCTCGTTGATCGCCCGCACCAGATTCGCGACGTCCATGGGAGTGCGGCTCATGAGTACGCGGGCACTCTCCGGACTCAATCTTCCGACCTCGGCCAGAAAATCGACACCGTCCATCTCAGGCATGGAAAATTCGGCCATGACCAGCGCATACGGCCCCTCTTCCCTGATCCGCTGCAAGGCGCAGCGCGGGCCAAGGGCGATGTGGGTCTCGAAATTCCTGCGCAGCTTGCGCTGCATGACAGACAGGGCCTTGCCGTCCGAATCCACGATCAGAATGGAACTCATGGGTTCACCTCTTTGTTCGTCCGTCTGTCCGAAACCACCGGACACGCAGGCGGGCGGGCGTTGCTGCCCTTGACCCGGTTCACTCCGGAACTGACCATCTCCCGGACCTGATGCATGAAGACGCCGTACGCATATCCGCCCTGTTCCATTTCCTTGAGCCTCTTTTCCCATTCACCGGTCAGTTCGGGCGAAGCCACTTGCGGAATCATGGAGCAGACCACGTCCACCGCCCAGCAGCCAAGATCCGTGGCCACGAGACGCTTGCCGTCCTTGCCGATATACTTCCTGGCGAGCAGGGTCTCGATGATCTGGGCGCGGGTGGCCGGAGTGCCGAGGCCGCGCTCTTTCATGGCGTCCCGGAGCTCCTCGTCGTCGATCAGCTTGCCCGCCGTTTCCATGGCGGCAAGAAGCGTGGCGTCGGTGAAATGCGCCGGAGGCTTGGTCTTGTGCGCGACCAGCTCCAGGCTCTGGGCCGTGACGGCCGCCCCTTTGCGCAGGTTCGGCAGGGGGTTGTCCTCGGAGGCGCGCCAGGGTTCGGCCTCAAGCCAGCCCTTGTCCTGGAAAATCTTGCCCGTAGCCCGATAGCGATGCCCTTCCACCCCGATCCACAGGGTCGAGCTGGCAAAGGTGGCATCATCCATGAAGGCCGCAGCGAAACGCCGACAGATCATCTCGTAGATGGCCCACTCCTCCTTGCCCAGCGTAGCCGGGTTGGCGCGCACGGTCGTGGGGATGATGGCATGGTGATCCGAGACCTTCTTGTCGTTGACGCATTCGAATTTCTTCTTTCCGCCCTTGATGTTGGCGGCGGCCGCCTGGGAAATTTCGGGAAAGTGCGCATACACCGCGCGCATGTTGTCCAGGCATTCGGCGAAAAGCTCCCGGGTCAGATACCGTGAGTCCGTACGCGGATAGGTGATCAGCTTTCTCTTCTCGTAAAGATCCTGGGCGATGGAGAGCGTCTGCTGGGCCGAAAAACCAAGGCGCGAGTTGGCTTCTTTTTGCAGATTGGTCAGGTCGAAAAGGAGCGGCGGCTTTTGCCTGCCCTTCTTCTTTTCCAGTTCAAGGACCTCTCCATCCCTTCCGGCGCAGGCCTGGACCACAGTCTGCCCTTCCTCCACCTGCCAGATCTTGGAATCCTTGAAATCCGGAGCCGCGAACCAGGTCGCCTTGAACGTCTCGGCCTGATGCGCGAATTCACCTTCCACGGTCCAGTAGTCCCGGGGCACGAAATTCTCGATCTCGCGCCTGCGTTCGACCAGCAGTTTGAGAACCGGCGTCTGAACCCGTCCGACGGTGATGAGGCTGCCCGCGCGCAGGGTGAAGAGTCGGGAGAAATTCATGCCCACCAGCCAGTCGGCCTCGGCCCGGGCAAAGGCGGCGTGTCCCAGATTTCTTTTTTCCTCTCCGCTGACCATGCTCGCGAAGGCCTTTTGCAGGCCTTTTTCGGTCATGTCGTTGGCCCAAAGGCGCTTTATCGGCTTGGTGCTCCCGGCCAGCAGGTAGATGCGGCGGAAGATGAGTTCCCCCTCCCGCCCCGCGTCCGTGGCGTTAATGACAGCTTCGATGTCGTCATCAAGCAGAAACTTGCGGATGATCTCGTACTGCCTGGCCGTGGTCGGAAGAATCCCCAGCGTAAAGCGGGAAGGCAGCATGGGAAGCTGGCGCATGGACCAGCGTCCGGACCAGGCCTGGTTCTGTTCGGCGGGTTCGGCGATATTGACCAGATGTCCCACGGCCCAGGTGACCACATGCCCAGGCCCCTGCAAACACCCCTCCCCGCGTCCCTTGACGCCAAGGACACCGGCCAGTTCGCGGGCCACGGAGGGCTTTTCGGCTATGATCAAAGTTCTGGGCACATCAACCTCTTGGCCCGCAAAAGGGGTGAAACCCCGTGCGGCGATCCGGCAACAGGCCGGTTTTCATGAAGCAAAAATCCCTGCGCACGCGAATACGCAGGGATTTCAAATGCAATGCGGCACATCTCAGGCGAACAGTTCCGGACGTCCGGTGATCTTGCGCACCAGGTCACGGTAGTCCTGCGAACCGTGGGAACCCGGGGCGTATTCGAAAATTGTCTTGCCGTACGCCGGTGATTCCGAAAGTCGGACATTGTAACGGATGGGCGTACAGACATATTCCCCGTAAAGGTCCTTGAGCTTTTCCAGGATGGCGTCGGGGTTCTTGATGCGCTTGTCCAGAAATGTCGGCAGGATGTAGTTCAGGGTCACTTCGGTGCGGTATTTCTGAATGGACGAAAGGCTTTTCAAAAATTCAACCAATCCTTGAAGTGTCATGACTTCAAGGGACACCGGGGTAATGAGCTCATAGACATAGAAAAGGACATTGACCGTCAGCGGATCCCAGCCCGGCGAAGTGTCCACTATGACGAAATCATAATCCTTTTCAATGGGTTCCAGAGCTTCGACCAGGGTCAGTTCGCCGCCGAAATCCTTGCGATCGATCATGCGCTTTACGCCCGCCAGCGCTCTTCCACCGGCCAGCAGCCACAAATTTTCCCGGGCCTGGACAATGGTCTCGGCGGCAGGCAACTCGCCTGTGACCAGTTCCGTCAGTCCGACCTTGGGCTTTTGCCCCAGCAGATAGGAGGCCTGTCCCTGGGTGTCCGTATCGACCAAAAGCACCTTGTACCCGGCCAGGGCCAGGCCGGCGGCCAAATTGACGGAGGTGGTGGTTTTGCCCACCCCGCCCTTGCTCAGGGTCACGCCGATCCTGCGCGGTCCGGATTTTGGCGCTTCCTCTTCAGGGGCCGGTTCAAAAAGCCCGAATCGATGACCGCATGCCCTGCACTGCGCCACGGTGGCACCTGCAGGGATCTTTGATTCATCGATGTTGTGCTCTTTCTTGCACTGCGGACAGATCACCTTCATTGACAGCCTCCTGCCGTTACTTCATTTTTTTTCGAGGATTCTCTGGATGATGGGACTATCAATGCCCTTTTCCTCGATTTCCCTGAGCAGAGTATTGACCGCATAATTGACCAGATTGGATTTGGACGCCCTGCCTTTGGCTCCTTCGGGCAGCAGCCGCTTCAGGATCACCTTGGCCTGAGTCAAGCCGTCGAACACGTCTTCGCGCAGATAATGAGTCGTCTTTTTTCTGCTCGACCCGGCCTTGGACTTGAGCGGCAGGACTTTTTTTCCGGTCGCGGGGCGCGGAGCCGTCGGCGCCAGGCAGGCGTGAATCAGAGAATCGAGTTCTTCAAGGCCGGGCACGGCCGCAAGGTTCCTGTCTTCCCGAAAAAGTTCGCCGAGAATGTCGTGTTGCTCGCTTGTACTCATCTGCTTTCCCGCTTCAGGAAGGTTTGGTGACGCTTGAAAGGACGGAACTCTTGATTTCGCTAACCACCCGCGTCATCCAGTCTATATAACCGGAATCATGGGTATGCACTATCTCCATGCCGCAAATGAGAGTCTCTCCTTCGTATGGGGAGATATGCACGATCCGAACATCGACGTGAAACGAACGGTCGGGAAAGACGATCTGCACGTCATTGAGGACGCTGCCGACCACGAAAGCGTCGGGACTCGTCACGGAGAGTCCGATTCCGTACATGGACAGGTCCTTGACGGAGTGCTTCAGTCCGTCATGGTTCATGGTCACCAGCCCGTGAGGCACCGGCACGCGAAAAGATTTGCGCACGACCTTCTTGCCGTCGTTGTCGCAGGCAATGAGCAGACTGGAATCTTCCGCTGTCCGCTCAACTTTCGCGCCCTGTTCGCCTTGTCCTACCTTGCTGTTCATGCAACACCTCCAAAGACCGTGGCTGGAAATTTATCCATGACCCGCTGCCGGACCGGAATGTTCCGGGAGGCAACGATAGGCAATGCTGTATTATTGCCCTTGATTTTATTGAAAATCAATCCCTCGACGCAAACGCAAAAAAACATGAGAAGCCCAATTCGACGGTGAAGAATCCGCAGAAATCCCGGAGGAACATGTACAGACTCAAAATCATAACTGTCGGTAAAATAAAGAAAAAATACTACCTTGAGGCGATAGCCCACTACGCGAAAATGCTTACGCCTGTCGTGCGCATCGATGTCCAGAATGTCAAGGATTGCCCGCAAGCCGAAGGGGCGGAAAGAAAGCGCCTTGAATCCTTGCGCATTCTGGAAAAAATTGGCCCCAAGGACACCCTCGTGGCCCTGCACGAGACGGGCAGGCTGTTCACCTCGGTGGATTTCGCCTCGTTTTTGCGCCCGCTGCTTGAAAATCCCGTCGGGGATTGCTGCTTCGTCATCGGCGGAGCCATGGGACTGTCGCCGGAGCTTCTGGCCCGGTCACAGGTCCAGCTCAGCTTGAGCCCCCTGACCATGCCCCA
The DNA window shown above is from Desulfomicrobium apsheronum and carries:
- a CDS encoding PilZ domain-containing protein, with translation MNSKVGQGEQGAKVERTAEDSSLLIACDNDGKKVVRKSFRVPVPHGLVTMNHDGLKHSVKDLSMYGIGLSVTSPDAFVVGSVLNDVQIVFPDRSFHVDVRIVHISPYEGETLICGMEIVHTHDSGYIDWMTRVVSEIKSSVLSSVTKPS
- the xerD gene encoding site-specific tyrosine recombinase XerD translates to MHEEIDAYLQHLTVIRGLAEKTVEAYGSDLLFFREFLTDLGGSLDKIDEHTLFLYMVHLRRKGLKNTSMARNLSSLRGFFDFMVQERLLDSSPAALLDSPKLVRKLPEVLSREEITALLDRPVMNVRLGFRDRTMLELLYACGLRVSELVSLAIPDFDPQAGLLRVLGKGSKERYVPLHESAVSLLLSYLQHWRPLFGPKTDTIFLNRSGLGLSRQGVWKLLSRYALEAGINRPVSPHTLRHSFATHLLEGGADLRTLQILLGHSDIMATEIYTHVQSARMAALHRKFHPRS
- a CDS encoding AAA family ATPase, which produces MKVICPQCKKEHNIDESKIPAGATVAQCRACGHRFGLFEPAPEEEAPKSGPRRIGVTLSKGGVGKTTTSVNLAAGLALAGYKVLLVDTDTQGQASYLLGQKPKVGLTELVTGELPAAETIVQARENLWLLAGGRALAGVKRMIDRKDFGGELTLVEALEPIEKDYDFVIVDTSPGWDPLTVNVLFYVYELITPVSLEVMTLQGLVEFLKSLSSIQKYRTEVTLNYILPTFLDKRIKNPDAILEKLKDLYGEYVCTPIRYNVRLSESPAYGKTIFEYAPGSHGSQDYRDLVRKITGRPELFA
- the folK gene encoding 2-amino-4-hydroxy-6-hydroxymethyldihydropteridine diphosphokinase, producing MPTPSASHAYLGLGSNMGDPVANVHLAVKALQNAPGLAVDAVSPIFRTEPQGMRDQDWFANCVARIAVRVPYSPEELLDVLADIETRMGRVRTTHWGPRIIDIDLLLYGDVEWDSPRLQIPHPRMLERAFVLVPLMHLAPEISIRGLCPSQWLSRLPYRLEGDRILQATNAIPRGE
- a CDS encoding transcriptional regulator; the encoded protein is MLKFVILAVVCFILYKLVTNDKKKKVEVKNKQEEKLAKEGVLVKDPVCGTYVSKDSDIRIKEGEEVRCFCSYECRDKYLKMID
- a CDS encoding DNA topoisomerase 3, with the translated sequence MPRTLIIAEKPSVARELAGVLGVKGRGEGCLQGPGHVVTWAVGHLVNIAEPAEQNQAWSGRWSMRQLPMLPSRFTLGILPTTARQYEIIRKFLLDDDIEAVINATDAGREGELIFRRIYLLAGSTKPIKRLWANDMTEKGLQKAFASMVSGEEKRNLGHAAFARAEADWLVGMNFSRLFTLRAGSLITVGRVQTPVLKLLVERRREIENFVPRDYWTVEGEFAHQAETFKATWFAAPDFKDSKIWQVEEGQTVVQACAGRDGEVLELEKKKGRQKPPLLFDLTNLQKEANSRLGFSAQQTLSIAQDLYEKRKLITYPRTDSRYLTRELFAECLDNMRAVYAHFPEISQAAAANIKGGKKKFECVNDKKVSDHHAIIPTTVRANPATLGKEEWAIYEMICRRFAAAFMDDATFASSTLWIGVEGHRYRATGKIFQDKGWLEAEPWRASEDNPLPNLRKGAAVTAQSLELVAHKTKPPAHFTDATLLAAMETAGKLIDDEELRDAMKERGLGTPATRAQIIETLLARKYIGKDGKRLVATDLGCWAVDVVCSMIPQVASPELTGEWEKRLKEMEQGGYAYGVFMHQVREMVSSGVNRVKGSNARPPACPVVSDRRTNKEVNP
- a CDS encoding 23S rRNA (pseudouridine(1915)-N(3))-methyltransferase RlmH; protein product: MYRLKIITVGKIKKKYYLEAIAHYAKMLTPVVRIDVQNVKDCPQAEGAERKRLESLRILEKIGPKDTLVALHETGRLFTSVDFASFLRPLLENPVGDCCFVIGGAMGLSPELLARSQVQLSLSPLTMPHELAQVVLFEQLFRATTIMAGRTYHY
- the fsa gene encoding fructose-6-phosphate aldolase, whose amino-acid sequence is MQFFIDTANLTEIKTAMEMGLVDGVTTNPSLMSKEADDWRDIAGQICKLVPGPVSLEVIALDAEGMVREAKELMQFGPNVVVKVPMTAEGLKAVRILKSKDIETNVTLVFSAAQALLAAKAGAAYVSPFLGRLDDVGQDGMELVHQILGIYSNYGFSTRIIAASIRSPLHVLDAAMAGAHIATVPFKILKQLIDHPLTDKGIAAFLKDWEKKAGK
- a CDS encoding HD domain-containing phosphohydrolase, with translation MSSILIVDSDGKALSVMQRKLRRNFETHIALGPRCALQRIREEGPYALVMAEFSMPEMDGVDFLAEVGRLSPESARVLMSRTPMDVANLVRAINEGKVHHVLSASCEDEALIGVVQEGVNRYKSVSASIENMQEVHAIFAKAVHELVCWLRGDVRGVISPMLPLLRDLGQKTGNPRPTVTETALLLSIIGLIVLPPALLEKIVQGGSLSDEELLALAGHPERAVEWVRHLPQLREVADVLRDYANALHLSLLPETAEPLERPALSMEGALLSMVMEYRLGEYARLETAGIVDRMRRGTVYSKAQVKALETVLMAFDQDEVEIGLDRLEPGMVLSRAVIGTRDDAEVVMVPEGYELSRTTIVFLRQSARHGQVREPFFVRKLSVIPQAGNDTA